The following coding sequences lie in one Pseudomonas svalbardensis genomic window:
- the lptB gene encoding LPS export ABC transporter ATP-binding protein — protein MATLKAQHLAKSYKSRQVVRDVSLSIDSGQIVGLLGPNGAGKTTCFYMIVGLVQADQGRVLIDDLDVSHQPMHGRAKAGIGYLPQEASIFRKLSVADNIMAILETRKELDKAGRRKELESLLQEFHISHIRDNLGMSLSGGERRRVEIARALATNPKFILLDEPFAGVDPISVGDIKQIIYHLKAKGIGVLITDHNVRETLDICETAYIVNDGQLIAEGDSATILANDLVKEVYLGHEFRL, from the coding sequence ATGGCAACTCTGAAAGCTCAGCATCTGGCCAAGAGCTACAAGAGCCGCCAGGTCGTGCGTGACGTCAGCCTGTCGATCGACAGCGGTCAGATCGTCGGCCTGCTGGGTCCCAACGGCGCCGGCAAGACCACCTGCTTTTACATGATTGTCGGCCTGGTACAGGCCGACCAGGGCCGCGTACTGATTGACGACCTGGATGTCAGCCACCAGCCCATGCACGGTCGTGCGAAGGCCGGTATCGGCTATCTTCCGCAAGAAGCCTCGATCTTCCGCAAACTCTCGGTAGCCGACAACATCATGGCGATCCTCGAGACCCGCAAGGAACTCGACAAGGCCGGTCGTCGCAAAGAGCTGGAAAGCCTGCTGCAGGAATTCCATATCAGCCACATCCGCGACAACCTCGGGATGAGTCTGTCCGGTGGTGAACGCCGCCGCGTGGAAATCGCCCGGGCACTCGCTACCAACCCGAAATTCATCCTGCTCGACGAACCATTCGCCGGCGTGGACCCGATTTCGGTGGGCGATATCAAACAGATCATCTATCACCTCAAGGCCAAGGGCATTGGCGTGCTGATCACTGACCACAACGTCCGTGAAACCCTGGATATCTGCGAAACCGCCTACATCGTCAACGATGGCCAACTGATCGCCGAAGGTGACTCTGCCACCATCCTGGCCAACGACCTGGTCAAGGAAGTGTATCTGGGCCATGAGTTCCGCCTGTAA
- the lptA gene encoding lipopolysaccharide transport periplasmic protein LptA: MRLVKTLPILLGLSAALGSVSAWALPNDQEQPIRIQADDAQLDDKNGIATYKGDVIITQGSMIVKGNTVTITRTPAGDIDVVTSVGNLAYFEQMQTAGDTKPVQGYGVTIQYHASQNRVVLIDRAKVIDKDNNVTQGEKIVYDTVKKLASAGRATGNKVTESRPRIDMVIQPKKKTDEQKAQ; this comes from the coding sequence ATGAGGCTCGTTAAAACCCTCCCTATTTTGCTCGGTCTGAGCGCAGCACTGGGAAGCGTGAGCGCCTGGGCTCTGCCGAACGATCAAGAGCAGCCTATCCGCATCCAGGCCGACGATGCCCAACTGGACGACAAGAATGGTATTGCCACCTATAAAGGTGACGTGATCATTACCCAGGGCTCGATGATTGTTAAAGGCAATACTGTAACCATCACCCGCACCCCGGCCGGCGACATCGACGTGGTGACTTCGGTGGGCAATCTGGCCTACTTCGAGCAGATGCAGACGGCTGGCGACACCAAGCCGGTTCAGGGCTACGGAGTGACCATCCAGTACCACGCCTCGCAAAACCGCGTCGTATTGATCGATCGTGCCAAAGTCATCGACAAGGACAACAACGTCACCCAAGGCGAGAAAATCGTCTACGACACGGTTAAAAAGCTTGCGAGCGCCGGTCGCGCGACGGGCAACAAGGTCACCGAGTCGCGTCCGCGCATCGACATGGTGATCCAGCCGAAGAAGAAAACCGACGAGCAAAAGGCCCAGTAA
- the lptC gene encoding LPS export ABC transporter periplasmic protein LptC, translating to MLSKKIRKFLVFGCIAAIFAAVGYWNISPERFLDQPVAKIDETAIDYYAIKAHSVQYLPDGKLQYEMTSDKVEHLKATEVTLLTNPDLNMFRGTEFPWHIQSEHGEVNSDGTQVELIDSVRITRFDEKNRKTLITTTRMTVFPHQQYAQTEQPVRIDGAGGVSTGKGMKAYLKESRIHLLSNVRGQYEAR from the coding sequence ATGCTGAGCAAAAAGATTCGCAAATTCCTGGTGTTTGGCTGCATCGCAGCGATATTCGCGGCGGTCGGCTACTGGAACATCAGCCCGGAACGCTTCCTCGACCAGCCGGTGGCAAAGATCGATGAAACCGCGATCGACTATTACGCGATCAAAGCCCACAGCGTGCAGTACCTGCCTGACGGCAAACTGCAATACGAAATGACGTCCGACAAGGTTGAACACCTGAAAGCCACCGAAGTGACGCTGTTGACCAATCCCGACCTGAACATGTTCCGCGGCACCGAGTTTCCGTGGCATATCCAGAGCGAGCACGGCGAAGTGAATTCCGACGGAACTCAGGTCGAACTGATTGACTCGGTGCGCATCACGCGCTTCGACGAGAAAAACCGCAAGACCCTGATTACCACCACCCGCATGACAGTGTTCCCGCATCAGCAATATGCGCAGACCGAGCAACCCGTTAGAATCGACGGCGCTGGTGGTGTGTCGACTGGCAAGGGAATGAAAGCGTATTTGAAAGAAAGCAGGATACACCTGCTATCGAACGTAAGAGGACAGTATGAGGCTCGTTAA
- a CDS encoding KdsC family phosphatase — MSTDLLQRGKNIKLAVFDVDGVLTDGRLYFLEDGSEFKTFNTLDGQGIKMLMAAGVQTAIISGRKTPVVERRAKNLGIPHVYQGREDKLVVLDELLAQLNLSYEQVAYLGDDLPDLPVIRRVGLGMAVANAASFVREHAHGITQARGGEGAAREFCELILRAQGRLDAANAAYL; from the coding sequence ATGAGCACCGACCTGCTGCAACGCGGCAAGAACATCAAACTGGCGGTTTTTGACGTCGATGGCGTACTGACCGACGGACGCCTGTACTTCCTCGAAGACGGCAGCGAATTCAAGACGTTCAACACCCTCGACGGCCAAGGCATCAAGATGTTGATGGCAGCCGGCGTGCAGACCGCTATCATCAGCGGCCGCAAGACCCCGGTGGTCGAACGACGAGCGAAGAACCTCGGCATTCCACACGTGTACCAGGGGCGCGAAGACAAACTGGTGGTACTCGACGAGCTTCTTGCCCAACTCAACCTAAGCTATGAGCAAGTCGCCTATCTCGGCGACGACCTGCCGGACCTGCCGGTGATTCGCCGCGTCGGCCTTGGCATGGCGGTGGCAAACGCTGCCAGTTTCGTCCGTGAACACGCCCACGGCATCACCCAGGCCCGCGGTGGCGAGGGTGCCGCTCGCGAATTCTGCGAATTGATCCTGCGCGCGCAGGGCCGCCTTGATGCGGCAAACGCCGCGTACCTGTGA